The Sinomicrobium kalidii region CAACAACAGGGCGAAAGACATCGATGGGAATACCGTACAATATACTTTCTTCCCTGGTTATGGCCTTGATAACATAATTTTCCCGGGCAATGAGGGGGCGCAATCCGAAAATATCGCCTTCATCGCAGTTGTCTATGGTGATAAAATCGCCGTTCTTTCGCTTTTGCAGGGCCACGGCGCCTTTGTGTACTACATAAAACTGGTTGTGCCCTTCGTCGTTATCGTCAAAAATGATTTTGTTCTTTTCGAAATAGAGTACCTGTACATGGGAAGAAACCTCCAGGAGCTGCTCCTTGCTGAGTACATCAAAAGGAGGGTGATTCTTCAGGAAATCGGCAATGCGGAGGGCGATGGTGTTTTTCACTTGATTGTATTTTTAACGGATAATGCGTATCTGAAGCACACATGTTTTTTTGCCATGTGTCTGTTTAATGCTGTTTTAGTCGCTCCTTTATAGCTCCGAAAACCAGCTTGTAATAATCCGGGGACAATATTACATAGCGGGTTGAAGAAGGTTCCCTGATATTGGAAAGAAAATCTTCTATGGCTATGAGTTTGATATCGTCAACTTCGGATTTCTGCAACTTTAATTGGTTTAACGGAGTGGTAAGCCTGCTTATATAGATATGGTGAAATTCACAGTCCGTCAGATTGTTCCGGTGTTTTTTGACGGATTTGGAGACGCCTATTTTTTTCAGGGATTCTTCAGAGATATGAAGCCCGAGTTCTTCTTCTGTTTCCCGAAGGGCAGAAGTGAGTGGTGCTTCTCCCGCACCGATATGTCCGGCTACCGACACATCCCAGTATCCGGGGAAAGTGTCCTTTTGTAAGGACCTTTTCTGTAGTAATACCTTGCCGCCGGTGGTATAGAACCAGACGTGGACAGTAGGATGGAAAAGCCCTTTTGCATGTGCTTCGGACTTCAAAAGGGCTTTTCCGGTATAATTTCCGTTTTCATCCAGTATGTCTACGTACTCGTCCATTATTTAGTCGAAATAACTGAAGCTGGTTTCCGGGGTGATCTTCAGAACGGTCTCATAGATCAGCCGGATCACGTTTTCCATGTCTTCCTTATGGATCATTTCCACTGTGGTGTGCATATATCGCAACGGCAGGGAGATCAGTGCGGATGCCACACCGCCATTACTGTAGGCAAAGGCATCGGTATCGGTCCCCGTAAACCTCGATGACGCCATGCGCTGGAAGGGGATCTTTTTCGTTTCGGCTGTTTCTATAATGAGTTCCCGGAGTTTGTTTTGTACCGCCGGGGCATAAGTGATTACGGGGCCGTCTCCTATTTTGGTCTCTCCCTGTTTCTTTTTGTCGATCATGGGAGTAGTGGTATCGTGGCATACATCGGTTACGATGGCTACGTTCGGCTTTATGGTCTGTGTGATCATTTCCGCACCGCGCAAACCGATTTCTTCCTGTACGGAGTTGGTAATGTACAGTCCGAAGGGGAGTTCCTTCTTGTTTTCGTGCAGCAGCCGGGCTACCTCGGCAATCATAAAACCACCCGCACGGTTGTCAATGGCCCTGCATACGAGCTTGTTTTTATTGAGTATCTCGAAAGCGTCCGGATAGGTGATAACGCAGCCTACGTGCACGCCCATCTTTTCCGCTTCCTTTTTGTCTTTGGCACCTATGTCTATAAATATGTTGTCCTGTTTCGGGGTTTCTTCTTTGGCTGAGTTCCTGGTGTGAATAGCGGGCCATCCGAAAACACCTTTTACAATACCTTTTTTGGTGTGAATGTTTACCCATTTGGACGGTGCGATCTGATGGTCGCTCCCTCCATTGCGGATGACGTAGAGTAATCCGTCGTCGGTAATATAGTTGACATACCATGAAATTTCATCGGAATGGCCTTCGATAACCACTTTATATGGAGCGTCCGGGTTGATGACACCGACAGCCGTTCCGTACGTATCGGTAATAAAAGTGTCTACATAAGGTTTCAGGTATTCCATCCACATTTTTTGCCCCTGCGATTCATAACCGGTGGGAGCGGCATTGTTCAGGTATCGTTCGAGGAATTCCAGAGATTTCTTGTTTATGATTTCTGCTTTTTTCGCCATAATTCAAATTAAATTTAATTACCGCACGAAAATAATAATATTCAATAACATACACAGTTTATACTGTAGATATTTGCCGTTGTACAAAGTGAACCGGGGGTTGACATCGGGGTGTATTATTTTTTGTGAGGAAAACAGGATGAAGTAAATGTTAAATGAAACAGGTGTGTTGCCAACAGTTAGAATGTTCGTAAATTTACGCCTGGAATAAAGTTGTAAAGGAGCCTTTTGAGTAAGTATATGGCCAACAAATGGATATATGGTTTCATTTTCCTGGTTTCGGGAAATTTTGTTTGTGCTCAGGACCACGGTACTTTCCGGGATTCGCTGGGACAGGAATATATTTTGCTCGAAGGGGATACGATTCTCCGGAAGGCTATTGGCCTGGAAGAGGTTTTTGTTTTTGACCGGCTTAAATTTGATTCCAGGAAAGAACGGGCCCGCTATTATATATTAAAGAGAAAGACCCTGAAAGTGTATCCTTATGCCAAGCTGGCTTCCGAACGGTTGACGGAATTGAACAGGAGACTTGGTATGATCGAATCCAAATCCCGGAGGAGGTGGTATACGAGAAGGATACAAAAGTATATAGAAGACGAGTTTACGGAAGAACTCAAAAAGCTTACCCGGACAGAAGGGCAGATATTGGTAAAGCTCATTCACAGGCAAACAGGATCTACTGCCTTCGACCTTGTTAAAGAGTTGCGGAACGGCTGGCGGGCGTTCTGGTACAACAATACGGCCCGGTTGTTTAAAATATCCCTGAAGGAAGAATACCATCCCGAATCGGTACATGAAGATTATCTTATTGAGGATATTTTGCAAAGAGCCTTTGCTGATGACAGGATAGAAAAGCAGCCATCGGTACTGGATTTTGATTATGCTACCCTGACCAATAAGTGGAAAAAATCGCCTGATTTGAAAAAATAGTTGCCTGGTTCAAAGAAATCCGTTATATTAGCTATCCTTTTTTTCTGTCTTAATGTGTTGTTTGGCAGTATGTTGGTGAATAGGGAGAAAAAATCCTGAATTTTTCCTTGTATAAATGGTTTAAAGGGTTCTATATTTGCACCCGCTTAGCGGGAGAATGCGTGGAGAGATTGGGGAGCGAGTTCATTGAGAGGAAAAGTTTTGAAGAAAAGTTTTGCGGGAATCAAAAAGAGTTATTATTTTTGCAGCCGCTTAACCGGAAAGGCTAAGTTTAGCGAGGGTATACTGAGGTGTATTTTTGCTTTGGACAAAGAAAAGATAAGTTCGTTGAAATATTGTTGACAGCACTTTTTTTTCATTCTACGGAATGGGAAGTAAAGGAAGATTTAAGCAAGATTGTTTTGAGTAAGATTTACGGATTAAGGACTTTTTAGAGTTTAGACGTATAAATAATTTAAACGATGAAGAGTTTGATCCTGGCTCAGGATGAACGCTAGCGGCAGGCCTAACACATGCAAGTCGAGGGGTAGAGTTTAGCTTGCTAAACTTGAGACCGGCGCACGGGTGCGTAACGCGTATGCAATCTGCCTTATGCAGGGGGATAGCCCGAAGAAATTTGGATTAATACCCCATGGTATTTAGAGGTGGCATCATTTTTAAATTAAAACTACGGTGGCATAAGATGAGCATGCGTCCCATTAGCTAGTTGGTATGGTAACGGCATACCAAGGCTACGATGGGTAGGGGTCCTGAGAGGGAGATCCCCCACACTGGTACTGAGACACGGACCAGACTCCTACGGGAGGCAGCAGTGAGGAATATTGGACAATGGTCGGGAGACTGATCCAGCCATGCCGCGTGCAGGAAGACTGCCCTATGGGTTGTAAACTGCTTTTGTACAAGAAGAATAAGACTTACGTGTAAGTTGATGACGGTATTGTACGAATAAGCACCGGCTAACTCCGTGCCAGCAGCCGCGGTAATACGGAGGGTGCAAGCGTTATCCGGAATCATTGGGTTTAAAGGGTCCGTAGGCGGGCTGTTAAGTCAGGGGTGAAAGTTTGCCGCTCAACGGTAAAATAGCCTTTGATACTGGCGGTCTTGAATATGTGTGAAGTAATTAGAATATGTAGTGTAGCGGTGAAATGCATAGATATTACATAGAATACCGATTGCGAAGGCAGGTTACTAACACATCATTGACGCTGATGGACGAAAGCGTGGGTAGCGAACAGGATTAGATACCCTGGTAGTCCACGCCGTAAACGATGGATACTAGCTGTTGGGATTTCGGTCTCAGTGGTTAAGCGAAAGTGATAAGTATCCCACCTGGGGAGTACGTTCGCAAGAATGAAACTCAAAGGAATTGACGGGGGCCCGCACAAGCGGTGGAGCATGTGGTTTAATTCGATGATACGCGAGGAACCTTACCAAGGCTTAAATGTGGATTGACGTATTTGGAAACAAGTATTTCTTCGGACAATTCACAAGGTGCTGCATGGTTGTCGTCAGCTCGTGCCGTGAGGTGTCAGGTTAAGTCCTATAACGAGCGCAACCCCTGTGGTTAGTTACCAGCGAGTAAGGTCGGGGACTCTAGCCAGACTGCCGGTGCAAACCGCGAGGAAGGTGGGGATGACGTCAAATCATCACGGCCCTTACGTCTTGGGCTACACACGTGCTACAATGGTCGGTACAGCGAGCAGCGACTGCGCGAGCAGGAGCGAATCTAAAAAACCGATCACAGTTCGGATCGCAGTCTGCAACTCGACTGCGTGAAGCTGGAATCGCTAGTAATCGGATATCAGCCATGATCCGGTGAATACGTTCCCGGGCCTTGTACACACCGCCCGTCAAGCCATGGAAGCCGGGGGTACCTGAAGTCGGTGACCGCAAGGAGCTGCCTAGGGTAAGACCGGTAACTGGGGCTAAGTCGTAACAAGGTAGCCGTACCGGAAGGTGCGGCTGGAACACCTCCTTTCTAGAGCAAACGCTCAAGAGGTCTTTAAGAGGTATTGCGAAAGGGATGATCTTGCTTAAAGCTGTCAATAAACAAAGATTAGCGGTTAAAGGTTTGGAGTTGGCACTATAAGAATCAGTGCTATAAAAAGAACCGGAGGCCAAAGGAGACAGTCTCGTAGCTCAGCTGGTTAGAGCGCTACACTGATAATGTAGAGGTCGGCAGTTCGAGCCTGCCCGAGACTACAAGTCGAGGGGAGGTGAGAAGCTTGTCCTGAGTTTACCGAGGGGAGCCTGCCCGGGACTACGGGAAGTATGAGGTTGGAAGTACGAAGTACAAATGGTGCAGGGGATGCTATGTAGCGTCTTAAAAACAAAAAAAGTTCATTTGATATCGTATTTAAGGAAATTCTGGAAGTTGGGAATTCAACATTCGTAATTCTGAGTTCAACATTCGGGATTTGCAATGGGGAATTAGCTCAGCTGGCTAGAGCGCCTGCCTTGCACGCAGGAGGTCATCGGTTCGACTCCGATATTCTCCACGTAGTGGTGAAAGCGAAAGGAGAAGTTTACCCTGAGTTTATCGAAGGGACTCCGATATTCTCCACAGGGCAATGCCCTGAGATGATCCATTTCAGGGATAGTGGTAAGAGGGTTACTGATGATTTTCGTCAGTGGCGACTCGCCACTGCCATAAGGTCTTTGACATATTGAGATAAAGCAAATACGAGCGAGATGCGACAATGTACGGAGGTACAGTGTTGGATCTTGTTTTAAAAAAAAGTAAAGAGCAAATTAGAAGTTGGATTTAAGGAATTAGATCTGACCAAAAGGTATCATAAGTTACGTAAGGGCGTATGGGGGATGCCTAGGCTCTCAGAGGCGAAGAAGGACGTGATAAGCTGCGAAAATCTGCGGGGATCGGCACATACGAAATGATCCGCAGGTATCCGAATGGGGCAACCCACTATACTGAAGGTATAGTACACCGCAAGGTGAGCGAACGCGGGGAACTGAAACATCTAAGTACCCGTAGGAGCAGAAAACAATAGTGATTCCGCAAGTAGTGGCGAGCGAACGCGGAGCAGCCCAAACCGATGTTGTTACGGCAATATCGGGGTAATAGGACTGCGATCTTGGTTGTATGCTGAACTGGAATCCTTTGGAAAGAGGAGCCATAGAGGGTGATAGCCCCGTATAGGAAAGGTCATATAAACCATAGCAGTATCCTGAGTAGCGCGGGGCACGAGAAACCCAGCGTGAATTCGGCGGGACCATCCGCTAAGGCTAAATACTCCTGAGAGACCGATAGTGAACCAGTACCGTGAGGGAAAGGTGAAAAGAACCCTGAATAAGGGAGTGAAACAGATCCTGAAACCATACGCTTACAAGCGGTCGGAGCCCCGATATCTATCGGGGTGACGGCGTGCCTTTTGCATAATGAGCCTACGAGTTACTGTTGCCAGCGAGGTTAAGTGATGTAGTCACGGAGCCGTAGCGAAAGCGAGTCTGAACAGGGCGCGGTTCATTCCTTGGGAATGACATACAGTTGGCAGAAGTAGACGCGAAACCGTGTGATCTACCCATGGGCAGGGTGAAGCTGTGGTAACACATAGTGGAGGCCCGAACCCGTTGACGTTGAAAAGTCTTGGGATGACCTGTGGGTAGGGGTGAAAGGCCAATCAAACACGGAAATAGCTCGTACTCCCCGAAATGCATTTAGGTGCAGCGTTGTTCAAGTTATATAGAGGTAGAGCTACTGATTGGATGCGGGGGCTTCACCGCCTACCAATTCCTGACAAACTCCGAATGCTATATAATGCGGAACAGCAGTGAGGGCATGGGTGCTAAGGTCCATGTCCGAGAGGGAAAGAACCCGGACCATCAGCTAAGGTCCCCAAGTGTATGCTAAGTTGAAGAAACGCGGTTGGACTGCTTAGACAGCTAGGATGTTGGCTTGGAAGCAGCCATTCATTTAAAGAGTGCGTAACAGCTCACTAGTCGAGCGGTCTGGCATGGATAATAATCGGGCATAAGCATACCACCGAAGCTATGGACAATTAATTGTGGTAGGGGAGCATTCCATGTGCGTAGAATGTGTACTGTGAGGTATGCTGGAGCGCATGGAAAAGAAAATGTAGGCATAAGTAACGATAAGGCAGGCGAGAAACCTGCCCGCCGAAAGACCAAGGATTCCTCAGCTATGCTAATCAGCTGAGGGTTAGTCAGGACCTAACGCGGACCCGAAGGGGGAAGTGGATGGACAACGGGTTAATATTCCCGTACCTGCATAACAACAAAAGTGACGGAAGTATGAAGTAGGTGCGTGCTGACGGAATAGCACGTTGAACCCCTTGAGAGAGGGGGATAGTACACTAAGGCTTCGGCTGCGGTGATAATCCTGTGTAGTAATTTCCAAGAAAAGCGAGTTATGCAGCCTGTACCGTAAACCGACACAGGTAGTTGGGAAGAGTATTCTAAGGCGCTCGAGCGATTCATGGCTAAGGAACTAGGCAAAATAGTCTCGTAACTTCGGGAGAAGAGACGCCCCACATTTTGTGGGGCCGCAGTGAAAAGGTCCAGGCGACTGTTTATCAAAAACACAGGGCTCTGCGAATTCGAAAGAAGAAGTATAGGGTCTGACACCTGCCCGGTGCCGGAAGGTTAAGGGGAGATGTTAGAGGCAACTCGAAGCATTGAACTGAAGCCCCGGTAAACGGCGGCCGTAACTATAACGGTCCTAAGGTAGCGAAATTCCTTGTCGGGTAAGTTCCGACCTGCACGAATGGTGTAACGATCTGGACACTGTCTCGGCCATGAACTCGGTGAAATTGTAGTATCGGTGAAGATGCCGATTACCCGCAGTGGGACGAAAAGACCCCGTGCACCTTTACTATAGCTTCGTATTGACTTTGGATAAGTGATGTGTAGGATAGGTGGGAGACTTTGAATTTGCGTCGCCAGGCGTAGAGGAGTCGTTGTTGAAATACCACCCTTTGCTTATCTGAAGCCTAACCCCACATCAGTGGGGGACAGTTCGTGGTGGGTAGTTTGACTGGGGTGGTCGCCTCCAAAAGCGTAACGGAGGCTTCTAAAGGTTCCCTCAGCACGCTTGGTAACCGTGCGTAGAGTGCAATGGCATAAGGGAGCTTGACTGAGAGACTCACAAGTCGATCAGGTACGAAAGTAGAGCATAGTGATCCGGTGGTTCCGTATGGAAGGGCCATCGCTCAAAGGATAAAAGGTACGCCGGGGATAACAGGCTGATCTCCCCCAAGAGCTCACATCGACGGGGGGGTTTGGCACCTCGATGTCGGCTCGTCACATCCTGGGGCTGGAGAAGGTCCCAAGGGTTGGGCTGTTCGCCCATTAAAGTGGCACGCGAGCTGGGTTCAGAACGTCGTGAGACAGTTCGGTCTCTATCTACTGTGGGCGTTAGAAATTTGCGTGGATCTGACTCTAGTACGAGAGGACCGAGTTGGACTAACCTCTGGTGTATCTGTTGTTTTGCCAAGGGCATTGCAGAGTAGCTATGTTGGGAAGGGATAAGCGCTGAAAGCATATAAGCGCGAAACCCGCCACAAGATGAGATTTCTTTAAAGGGTCGTGGGAGATGACCACGTTGATAGGCTACAGGTGTAAGGGCAGTAATGTCGTAGCCGAGTAGTACTAATTACCCTTAGACTTATGTCCTTCGGTTTTAGTTTATACTGAGCACGGTCGAAGTGCTCAGGAGCCGAGGCTTTTTACTTGAAAGTATTGCTTTATCTCAGTATGTTATGATATTAAAGGTTATAGGTTAGAAGTTGCAGGTTACAGGTTGAACCCCGGAACTTGGAACGTTGAACCTTGAACAATTTAAGGTGGTTACAGCCATGGGGCGCACCTCTTTCCATTCCGAACAGAGTAGTTAAGCCCATGAGCGCAGATGGTACTGCGAAAGCGGGAGAGTATGTCGCCGCCTTCTTTAAACCCTTCACTACAGCAGTGAAGGGTTTTTTTGTGGAAAAAATTCCCGGAGTTTACATTTCATAGCGTTCCGGCAAGAGCAGTCTATTTCTTCAACACTGCTTTGAATAGCCTTTCTTTTTTCATACTTTAGGAAAAAATTTGGAAGTATTTAATACCCAATGCCTGCCTTGCGATTTTTATCAGTTATAC contains the following coding sequences:
- a CDS encoding NUDIX hydrolase, encoding MDEYVDILDENGNYTGKALLKSEAHAKGLFHPTVHVWFYTTGGKVLLQKRSLQKDTFPGYWDVSVAGHIGAGEAPLTSALRETEEELGLHISEESLKKIGVSKSVKKHRNNLTDCEFHHIYISRLTTPLNQLKLQKSEVDDIKLIAIEDFLSNIREPSSTRYVILSPDYYKLVFGAIKERLKQH
- a CDS encoding M42 family metallopeptidase, with product MAKKAEIINKKSLEFLERYLNNAAPTGYESQGQKMWMEYLKPYVDTFITDTYGTAVGVINPDAPYKVVIEGHSDEISWYVNYITDDGLLYVIRNGGSDHQIAPSKWVNIHTKKGIVKGVFGWPAIHTRNSAKEETPKQDNIFIDIGAKDKKEAEKMGVHVGCVITYPDAFEILNKNKLVCRAIDNRAGGFMIAEVARLLHENKKELPFGLYITNSVQEEIGLRGAEMITQTIKPNVAIVTDVCHDTTTPMIDKKKQGETKIGDGPVITYAPAVQNKLRELIIETAETKKIPFQRMASSRFTGTDTDAFAYSNGGVASALISLPLRYMHTTVEMIHKEDMENVIRLIYETVLKITPETSFSYFD
- a CDS encoding DUF4294 domain-containing protein; this translates as MSKYMANKWIYGFIFLVSGNFVCAQDHGTFRDSLGQEYILLEGDTILRKAIGLEEVFVFDRLKFDSRKERARYYILKRKTLKVYPYAKLASERLTELNRRLGMIESKSRRRWYTRRIQKYIEDEFTEELKKLTRTEGQILVKLIHRQTGSTAFDLVKELRNGWRAFWYNNTARLFKISLKEEYHPESVHEDYLIEDILQRAFADDRIEKQPSVLDFDYATLTNKWKKSPDLKK